From a single Plasmodium coatneyi strain Hackeri chromosome 4, complete sequence genomic region:
- a CDS encoding Transporter/permease protein: MGRGPPCWEKQVDDGKNTEYHNLEELEGRKKMNVQGKNKKGNTHYNDKKEYIEKVKRLKEKKYFGNKTIGNKYSYIYLINQIFGSGIVSIPYVFKSSGWLPCLITNILICVLTIFNTLLFLRAMTMIPNNIHFNKRYEYISTVCYFLGKNNIFFWLMQMCYYASILASNIISIVIVSHAMDYIIINTVGYTVGFTLYPNFQVNYFIDISQIYYSKNYVVCITVGYVINAIISIYFSQSNLEDNMKIQLFSFLFLMSTIFQMIYLSGLKIYRYNASGAIINKGIKKYTNIKYPTAFGDFNFRQLLSSYISSYSAVTVIPCWANEMKSDVKIIKTVWVSNLFCCFVYYIFGYMLCTAYPDINSDNILYDILQYPFINTYMKICIYLFDLLTIAPGIYVYCIATRYNLINSNICSEKMAFIFGTIFPFLISCFFTSREIFENVFTWSSLIFSYACNFITPSIIYLIACKNIPYSGKNPLHHMLVLYDPKEHKRKKPLYGFYYPRDAEQGKKMTTWNSSKVCSEDKPSIYAAQYDTPSMLYTPPSEAQKCLLPLQHSQRSYVHLGGTNYNATNVGATYGTDAKEPMVYTQEEGNNQMFAPEGDLPYEHVPHGAEKAMRIPPSDDFIVPIKGQPGENAQMQTKKRISLQVNSQPTEVTTDGTHIIASTGMPPNEQRYPSKEDDQEREKKSCEFHRRRKRSTEEFEFRKCSSLFNMKANSINKNNLQTKQRLPSDVRKSRKHKTVMGFENKKNKKISIKNEQQESSDYSDITDSELLNDKIIADLSRDIYNDIRIIKKNYERDEYLIKHSDVFDSFLNLKLILEGTSDGENAYDMCDVQDVYNMHNFYNFENSGNGLSLEFTASNGGDPTHGSLEVTAHAYTYDVSNAKEEGLPCRNHPTVDQQMSDMEEGEHWTNGKPLPGKTKQSNDQTGEEEKPTHSYQQIGTRTTQVDTKTRGDSSEGEEMKEVQIDMSSNDIYEGQLSNDLKNDFHVFINGISNKKNLTWAFDGNKNEGRQNASPNSNIHVNVSNVEKFFHSNDPISSSFKKSKSDIYSYSLNLYNNGHGGDDYEDEINGMILLKKLHSQRSCLIKQRTSEESVQTFLQTKSVDNYANRKFLSLPNEEKVHVHFEQINELEGIKKSGQNDASEDSPQNFETNQEIVTPMGSANYSQVDATSEGSNLNKYETFPNLVHKRKRISPKNGDQDGYAEKENCQSKDRILYFLTSFNRKSKMYKDVNTLSVPDNVYNVIPKINKGNGHSNFDDTINNIFNYYKYNFLLSFSEKNKKRGTISKYKHARKVHWVHRHTKVEGRGSHQSDRERGSDFQNDACDRVYAQSIQEGNTNDDVDSYRDNNVGEKNMPKKTFAPPNSKLNYLKKFHADEKTEPLLTTHQKENHYDELPTINLICPEKPLHGYEDAYQIDDYVNGKINENIIHVYPSRYLRIKHVKITEVLLFVAVLLLLISVLYDFSY, translated from the coding sequence atggggaGGGGACCCCCGTGTTGGGAAAAACAGGTGGACGATGGGAAAAACACCGAGTACCACAATCTAGAAGAActggagggaagaaaaaaaatgaatgttcaagggaagaacaaaaaggggaatacgCACTACAatgataagaaggaatacatCGAGAAGGTAAAGCGGCTTAAggagaagaaatattttggaAATAAAACGATAGGAAATAAGTAcagctatatatatttaataaatcaAATATTCGGATCAGGAATTGTGTCCATCCCATATGTGTTCAAAAGTTCAGGATGGCTACCTTGTCTAATCACAAACATACTCATATGCGTCttaaccatttttaacaCCTTACTTTTTCTACGCGCCATGACCATGATCCCGAATAATATCCATTTTAATAAAAGGTACGAGTACATTTCCACCGTGTGTTACTTCTTAGGGAAGAACAACATATTCTTTTGGCTCATGCAAATGTGCTACTACGCCAGCATCTTGGCAAGCAACATTATATCGATCGTTATAGTTTCCCACGCAATGGattacataataataaatacgGTCGGCTATACGGTAGGGTTTACTCTGTACCCGAATTTTCAAGTAAACTACTTCATAGACATAAGCCAGATATACTACAGTAAGAATTATGTGGTGTGCATAACGGTGGGGTATGTAATCAATGCGATAATATCGATATATTTCTCCCAGTCTAACTTGGAGGATAATATGAAGATACAGTTgttttctttcctatttCTGATGAGCACCATTTTTCAAATGATCTACTTAAGTGGACTTAAAATATATCGTTACAACGCCAGTGGGGCTATAATTAATAAGGGCATAAAAAAGTATACTAATATAAAATATCCTACCGCCTTTGGAGACTTCAATTTCAGACAACTTCTCTCCTCATACATTTCTTCCTACTCAGCAGTGACAGTTATTCCATGTTGGGCAAACGAAATGAAATCAGAcgtaaaaattatcaaaactGTTTGGGTATCCAATCTTTTCTGTTGTTTTGTTTACTATATATTTGGCTACATGTTATGTACAGCCTACCCTGATATTAATAGTGATAATATTTTGTACGATATTTTGCAATATCCTTTTATAAACACTTATATGAAAATCTGTATATACCTATTTGATTTGCTAACCATTGCCCCGGGAATATATGTCTACTGCATTGCTACTCGATACAACCTAATCAATAGTAATATTTGCTCTGAAAAAATGGCTTTCATTTTTGGaaccattttcccctttttgatttcctgtttttttacCTCCAGGGAGATTTTCGAAAATGTCTTCACTTGGTCCAGCTTGATTTTCTCCTATGCCTGTAATTTTATCACCCCATCTATTATATATCTCATAGCTTGTAAGAACATCCCTTACTCGGGGAAGAATCCTCTCCACCATATGTTAGTCCTCTACGACCCCAAGGagcacaaaaggaagaagcccCTTTATGGTTTCTATTACCCACGGGATGCTGAGcaggggaagaagatgaCCACTTGGAACTCCTCCAAAGTATGCAGCGAAGACAAACCAAGCATTTATGCAGCACAGTATGACACACCAAGTATGTTATATACTCCCCCAAGTGAAGCGCAAAAATGCTTACTCCCGCTGCAGCATAGCCAGAGGAGCTACgtccatttgggggggacCAACTATAACGCTACCAATGTGGGGGCAACATACGGAACAGATGCGAAAGAACCGATGGTCTACACACAGGAAGAGGGAAATAACCAAATGTTCGCACCTGAGGGTGATCTTCCTTACGAACACGTCCCTCACGGGGCGGAGAAAGCAATGCGGATACCCCCCTCAGACGACTTCATAGTTCCAATAAAAGGTCAACCCGGAGAAAACGCGCAGatgcaaacaaaaaagagaatctCGTTACAGGTTAACAGCCAACCCACAGAGGTAACTACCGATGGTACACATATCATAGCGAGTACAGGGATGCCCCCAAATGAGCAGCGTTACCCAAGCAAAGAAGACGAccaagaaagggaaaaaaaatcgtgCGAATTCCACCgtcgaaggaaaaggagcaCGGAGGAATTCGAATTTCGGAAGTGTAGCTCCCTCTTCAATATGAAGGCAAACagcataaataaaaataacctTCAGACGAAGCAAAGACTACCAAGCGATGTGAGAAAATCGAGGAAGCACAAAACGGTAATGGggtttgaaaataaaaaaaacaaaaaaatttccataaaaaatgagcaacaaGAATCCTCGGACTATTCAGACATCACCGATAGTGAACTTttaaatgataaaataataGCAGACCTGTCAAGAGACATTTACAACGATATCAGAATAATCAAAAAGAACTACGAAAGGGATGAGTACTTGATTAAACATTCGGACGTTTTTGATTCCTTTCTAAATTTGAAGCTCATTCTGGAGGGCACCTCCGACGGGGAAAACGCGTACGATATGTGCGATGTGCAAGACGTGTATAacatgcacaatttttacaattttgaaaaCTCCGGGAATGGACTCTCACTGGAGTTTACTGCGTCCAATGGAGGGGATCCAACCCACGGCAGTTTAGAGGTAACTGCCCACGCGTATACCTATGATGTGAGTAacgcaaaggaggaagggctGCCGTGTAGGAATCATCCAACTGTGGATCAGCAAATGTCAGATATGGAAGAGGGGGAACACTGGACGAATGGTAAGCCGCTCCCAGGAAAGACAAAACAGTCGAATGATCAaacaggagaagaagaaaaaccaaCCCATTCGTACCAACAAATTGGAACAAGAACTACACAAGTGGACACAAAAACAAGAGGAGATAGCtccgaaggggaagaaatgaaagaagtgCAAATTGACATGTCCTCAAATGATATATATGAAGGACAATTAAGTAATGATTTGAAGAACGATTTTCACGTATTCATTAACGGAATAagtaataagaaaaatttaacctGGGCCTTtgatggaaataaaaatgaagggagACAAAATGCTTCTCCAAATAGTAATATCCATGTGAATGTGTCCAACgtggaaaaatttttccattcaaaTGATCCTATAAGTTCCTCCttcaaaaaatcaaaaagTGATATTTATTCTTACTCCCTCAATTTGTATAATAATGGACATGGCGGAGACGATTATGAGGATGAAATAAATGGAATGATCCTTCTGAAGAAATTACATTCTCAGAGAAGCTGCCTTATCAAGCAGAGAACGAGTGAAGAAAGTGTGCAGACCTTTTTGCAAACCAAAAGTGTCGACAATTATGCAAACCGCAAATTCTTATCTCTTCCcaatgaagaaaaggttcATGTGCATTTCGAACAGATAAATGAATTGGAGGGAATCAAAAAATCGGGACAAAATGACGCAAGTGAAGATTCGccacaaaattttgaaacaAATCAGGAAATAGTTACCCCCATGGGGAGCGCAAATTACTCCCAAGTTGATGCTACATCTGAGGGAAGCAATTTGAACAAGTATGAAACGTTTCCCAATTTAGTACACAAGAGAAAAAGGATTTCACCAAAGAATGGTGATCAAGATGGATATGcagagaaagaaaattgcCAATCGAAGGACAGAATTTTGTACTTCCTAACTTCGTTCAAtcgaaaaagtaaaatgtaCAAAGATGTGAACACACTGTCCGTGCCGGATAATGTGTATAATGTGATCCCCAAAATTAACAAAGGAAATGGACACAGCAACTTCGATGATACCATAAACAACATATTCAACTATTACAAGTACAACTTTTTGCTCTCCTTCAgtgagaaaaataagaaaagggggaccaTTAGCAAATATAAACATGCTAGAAAGGTTCACTGGGTGCACAGACACAccaaggtggaaggaagaggcaGTCACCAAAGTGACCGTGAGCGTGGTAGTGACTTCCAAAATGACGCCTGCGATAGGGTGTACGCGCAAAGCATCCAAGAGGGAAACACAAATGACGACGTTGACTCCTACAGAGATAACAacgtgggggaaaaaaatatgccgaAAAAAACGTTCGCCCCTCCAAATTCTAAGTTAAactatttgaaaaaatttcatgcTGATGAAAAGACGGAGCCATTACTTACCACTCACCAGAAGGAAAACCACTACGACGAATTACCAACAATTAATTTGATTTGTCCAGAGAAACCTTTGCATGGATATGAGGATGCTTACCAGATTGATGACTACGtcaatggaaaaattaatgaaaataTTATCCACGTCTACCCCTCTAGGTACCTACGAATTAAGCATGTAAAAATTACTGAGGTGCTCCTATTCGTTGCAGTGCTCCTGCTGCTCATTTCAGTGTTGTATGATTTTTCCTACTAA